GGCAAATCCTGTTCCTTAATATCCCTCCACCCGGCAACTGCCCTAATTTCGGCAGACCGCTCCTCGAACCAGCGGTTAATAGTCTGCTCCTGGATTGTAATAACGCTGTTAAGGCTGGAATAGATACTTTTTGTTGTATTAAGCAAGCTGTGATAAATGAAGATTGCCATAAGCAGAATACTTGGCAGCAGCACAAGTATCAGACCCCAAAGCCTCAGTTTTCCTCTTAATGTTTGTAAATTGAATATTTTGTTCACAATAATCCCAGCCCCTTACACAATCTTATGACACTTTAGCTTATGCAACTGGACAGGGTGTGTGTTACTGAGCTTAACGTAAAACAGGCTTACCACGGCAGCGCGATAAGCCTGTTTTCGCATGATTATTTACTTTTCATTTTATAGAAATGGCCGCCGCGGATATTCCGGGTATCAGATACTGTGACAAAAGCGTCGCCGTCCCATGTATAAACCATTTTTTCAAGTTTTTTCAATCGTTTCCTTTCGAGAGCAATTTCCAGCAAGTCGTAACAGCCCTCGCGGCCCTGGCATGGAAACAGCGTAACGCCAAACCCTTCCTGACGAAGATTCTCGGCAAAATCACTCGCATTTCTCCGGGTAATGACCCTCATTGTCAGATGACCAACAGCCAGTTTCTCTTCCAGCCATAGGCCGACAATATTGCCGGCTGAAAAACCGAAAGCGTAGAAAATAAGGCTAGTAATATCGTTTAGAGTATTGAAAATATATTTGAGTGCAACTATATAAATTAATACTTCGAAAAAGCCAATCGTGGCTGCGGCAAGTTTCTTGCCACGCATCAACATCAAGGTCCGTATCGTTGTCAAGCTTACGTCGGCTACTCTAGCAAAAAATACAATAAAATACCCAATATATCCTGTTTCCATTTATTTTACATTCCTTATTTAATCAAACCATTGGCTTTTAACCATGCCCTGGCTACTACCTTAGGATCTTTTTTCTCTAAATCAACCTGGGCATTCAGGGCTGCCATTTCCTTATCATTAAGCTTACCCGCCAATGAATTAAGGGCGTCAGCTATTTCAGGATATTTTGCTAAAGTATCCGCTCTGACTACAGGTGCGGCATAATAGGGCGGAAAGAAGTGTTTGTCGTCTTCTAGCACACGCAAATTGAAGGCTATTATTCTGCCATCCGTTGCAAAAGCATCAATTACGTCGACCTTGCCGTCGCGTACTGCGGCATAGGTTAACCCTGGATCCATACCGCTTGTACTTTTGAAATCTATATTGTAAGTCTTTTGCAGGCCTTTATAGCCGTCCGAACGTTCCAAGAATTCCTGCGTACTGCCTAAAGTCAGATTAGGCGCTTTTTGAGCCAAATCGCTAAAGGTTTTGATTCCTAAAGCGGCTGCCCTATCATCTCGCATACTTAAGGTATAAGTATTATTAAAACCAAACGGCTTGAGCCAAATTAAACCTTTCTGTTCTTCATAAATTTGCTTAACCTTCTCATAAACGGCCTCCGGATCACTCGTCATTGACTCGCCCAATATATTAATCAGCGCAGTGCCTGTATATTCGGCATATATATGGATATCGCCACGCTCGATTGCCTGGGCTACTACACTGGTTCCGCCTAAAAATGGTTTGGTGCCTACTGTAAGACCAGTTTTATCCTCAATAACGTATTCCATCATATGCACTAAAATATCTTGCTCGCTGAAGTTTTTGCCGCCGATGATTATCTGCTGTTTATCACCGCCGAATAAGGTGCATCCAACTAGCATGGTCGTTATGAAACAAACAAGTAATAACCAACAGAATTTGTTCACTACGATTGCTGCCCCCCCTTTTGCTCTTAGTCCTTGCGGGGTTACAGATTTTTCTACCCATTTAAGGCCGTAGTCAAAGACCAATGCCAATAGCGCCGAAGGTATCGCGCCGGCCAAAATCAATTGCGGGTTAGCCATTGATATGCCGCGGAAAATTAAATCACCAAGCCCGCCTGCGCCGATAAGCGCCGCCAGCGTTGCCACCCCAACAAGCAGAACGGTAGCGGTACGGACGCCAGCCATAATAATCGGCAAGGCCAGCGGCAACTGAACCATGAATAGCACCTGCCACTGTGTCATACCCATACCCGTTCCGGCCTCTACTGAAGCGCGGTCAACGCCCAGAATCCCGGTATAAGTATTACGCAGAACAGGCAGTAAACCATACACCGTCAAAGCCACAATTGCAGGGATTGGACCGATCCCCAACAGGGGAATCATAAAACCTAACAGCGCCAAACTCGGTATTGTTTGGAACATCGCGGCTATACCAATTACAAATTCAGCTAAACTTTGATATCTCGTCAGAAATACTCCTAAGGGTATTGCAATGAGATTGGCCAGAATCAGTGATATTACGGTAAGCTCAATATGCTGCATTGAGGCCAGCATAATATCGTCCCAGCGAGCTTGAAATAGTTCCAGTAAGTTTGTTTCCAAAATTGCCGCCCCTTTCGCTTGCTATGTAATGGCATCTCCCAATTGCTCGGCCATAACATCTACCAAACTTGCCCGGGTTATAACCCCCAATAGTCTATTCTGGTCATTTATTACCGGCAGAGCTGCGATTCTGTGCTCCCGAATCAATGCAATGGCCTCGCTCAAATTCTGATTAACATTAACAACTGCAACATCAGGCCTGAGAATATCCTTTAAAGTAATGTTTTCTTCGAAATAATGATGCTGGACATCCCAGACTGTCGCACGCCCAAGCAGCGTATTGGTTCTGTCCACGACCAACAGTGTATCGACTTTCTGGCGCCGCATCTGCATTATGGCTTCGGCCAAACCACGATTTGGTCCGGTAACAATCGGTTTAACCATTATTTCGGCAATGGTAGGCATTGTCCCAACTTCATTCAGCCGATTCTCGCCGATAAAACTGCGAACAAAATCATTAGCCGGATGCCTTAAAATATGTTCCGGGGTGTCTAACTGGACAATTTTCCCTTTGCTCATAATACAAATACGGTTAGCAATCTTTATTGCTTCATCAATATCATGGGTTACAAAGACAATGGTCTTTTGAATGGTGTCCTGCAGCCTTACCAGCTCGTCCTGTAATTGCTCCCGGCTAATCGGATCAAGCGCGCTGAAGGGCTCATCCATGAGTATTATTGCTGGGTCAGCGGCCATCGCTCTAACCACCCCTACCCGTTGTTGCTGTCCTCCGCTCAACTCATGCGGATACCGCTGAGCATAAGTGTCGGGGTCAAGATTAATCAGCTGCAAAAGCTCTTTTACCCGCTGCATATAACGGTTTTTATCCCACTTTTTAAGTTTAGGAACGAGCGCAATATTATCGGCTATTGTCATATGCGGTAGAAGGCCGATATGCTGAATTACATAGCCAATATTCCGGCGGAGTTCAACCGTGTTTTCCTGGCTGATATCTTTACCATTAACAAAAATTTTACCGGAGGATGGTTCATTCATCCGGTTAATCATTCGCATCGTAGTTGTTTTACCGCAGCCACTGGGCCCGATCAGTACCAACAATTCGCCTTGTTTGATATCAAGGTTGATGTTATCTAAGGCTTGAAAACCATCTTCGTATACTTTAGATACATTTTCAAAACGAATCATGGTGACACCCCTTTAAGCAAAAATCCATGCTATTTTTGTAGCATTCCCAAATTTGCTTATATCTTTCACCTAGATTTCGTAAAAAAAAAACGCCGCTTTCCTGCTTCATCAGCGAAAAACGACGGTTTGATACAAAAGCATATTCTATTTATTCCACCTAATTACGCTTGAACCCCAAGTTAAGCCGCCCCCGAAACCAACCATAACAACAACATCGCCTTTTTTAATCCGGCCGCTTTTTACGCCTTCATCAAGGGCAATCGGAATGGATGCGGCAGAAGTATTACCATACTTGTCAACATTAACGACAACTTTATCCATAGGCAAACCAAGCCGCTTAGCCGCAGACTGAATTATCCGCATGTTAGCCTGGTGCGGCACCAGGTATGTAACGTCCTTTGGTTCCATTCCGGCATTTTCAAGAGCCTTATTGGCGGCTTCCCCCATTACCTTAACAGCAAACTTAAAAACCTCGTTGCCATTCATATGAATAAAGTGAGCCCGCTCTGCTACTGTTTTTTCTGAAGCCGGCTGGCGCGAACCCCCTGCAGGCACCTTCAAAAGGTCACCGCCGGCGCCATCTGCCCCTAAATAAGCGCCGAGAATGCCATAGCCAGGTTCAGTCTCTCCTAATACGACTGCTCCGGCGCCATCGCCGAATAAAATCGCAGTATTGCGATCGCTCCAGTCGGTAATTTTCGAAAGCGTTTCCGCTCCAATAACAAGTACCTTTTTATAAGTTCCCGACTTAATAAACGTACTGCCGGTTATAAGCCCATAAATAAAGCCTGAACACACAGCCGTAAGGTCAAAGGCTGCCGCATTATAGGCTTTTAGATTATCCTGCACTATGCAAGCGACCGAGGGAAATACCATATCGGGCGAAACGGTTCCGACAATTATCAGGTCAATTTCTTCAGCCTTTACTCCTGCATCAAGCAATGCAAGTTCAGCCGCTTTAGTCGCTAAATCGGATGAAGCCTGACCTTCGGCGGCCACCCGCCGCTCGCGAATGCCTGTCCGTTCAACAATCCAAGCATCAGATGTATCAAACATTTTTTCTAAGTCATAATTTGTAACAATCTTTTCCGGCACATACGAGCCAATTCCTAAAATTCCTACTGACTTTTCAATCATTTACGGCCACCTCTCGAACACTTTCTATTATTATCAATATTACCAAATGGTCGTCAAACTAATCTCGATTTACGCTTACTAAATCTTAAAGCCGTCATTCCAAGCTCATTAATACAGAGGCAAGTCGATTTGATTAAATAGTGCGACAATCACTATAATACAGTAAATTTGGCCTTAAGTCCACATTAAATAAACATGTCTACATTACCTATGAGATGCAGCACTGCGCCGCTTAAACTGAATTTGGCATTCCATCTCAAAGGCGGATTTAAACCTTATTTAAAGCGGAATACTATTCTCAATAAAGCCTATCGAGGATAACTAATTGTATGCAACTAATTATAACTAATTCACAGTTCTTGCTGTTCTTGATTACAATACTGATTTCTATGCTGATAGCCTTAATACTCTTGGCTAAGCCACTTTTACGTTATATTGTAACTCGCGTTACCAATGATGCAATGGCCAAACTGTTATCAGATGACTATGACCAGAATCTTGCCGAGCTACTTCCATCATTAAAGCGATATTCAATTTTAAATTTACTTGAAATGAGTTTACGTGCCGAAAGCGGAAAAATCGTAGGCCGCCCCTTAGGTTCGCCAAAGCATTTTTTCGGCTATGATAACTTAATGTTCTCCCCTCGGCAAATGACTAAATTATCCCTACCTGAAAATGCCCAAATAGATATGAGTGTGACAATCGGCCCAAATGCAAAAAAACCGCTTACCATAAAGATCCCGCTGATGATTGGTGCCATGTCCTATGGTTCGGGTCTGAGTGAGGAGGCAAAACTTGCTTTGGCCAAAGCAGCAAAAGCAGTGCAAACCGCTATCTGCTCTGGTGAAGGGCCTTTCTTGCCCGAGGAACCGAAAGAGGCCGGAAAGTTTATCTTGCAAATTTGCCGCTGGTCATGGGGCTTGAGAACCGACCAAGAGATAGCATCAGCCAATATGTTGGAAGTTCAGATGGGGCAAGGAGCAGACCTAGGAACAGCTCGCATCGCGGCCGAAGAACTCGATGGCAGAGCACGTATACTAGGTAACTTAGCTCCCGGCGAACCGGCGATAGCCCTTCCGGCCCCCCCCGGAGTTAAAACTCCTGAAGACTGGCCTATGTTCATGAGCAATCTGCGACAAAGGGCTAATGGTATTCCTATCGCCCTAAAAATCATGGCTACCGACCGCCTCGAAGAAGAATTAGCTGTTGCCGTGGATTTAGGTTTTGATGCTGTCGTTATAGATGGTTCCCAGGGTGGGTCCCATGCAACAGCGCCAACTAAACAAGATGATTTTGGCATAACTAGTTTTCATTCCCTGATTAGGGCAAGGCGATATTTGAAAGACACCCAGATTAGTTTAATCGTAGCTGGTGGATATTTTACGCCAGGCCAGTGTCTTAAAGCCCTGGCCTTAGGAGCGGATGCCATTTATTTGGGCACTGTTCCCCTGTTAGCCCTTGTGCATAACCAAATCACAAAAGTAACCCCGTGGGAGCCGCCTACCACGCTAGTATATTATACCTCTCCAACCAAAACACTGCTTGATGTTGACCAAGCTACGCTCAGTGTAGCAAACGTATTGACCTCTATGGTTTTAGAGATGGAGGAGGCAATGCGCGCCTTGGGAAAATCTTCTTTAAATGAGCTTGGTCCTGATGATCTTGTCGCTCTTGATCCCCTTACTGCCGATATTACGGGAGTGAAGCTTGTTTCTGATCCACTGAATAACCAAAAATAGCTACAAAATACTCTGAGGATAATTAATATGCAAATAATAATATCTGATATCAATTGGTACATACCGGCGCTTGCACTTATAATTCTTGTGATAGCATCATTATTCTTGGCTAAACCGCTAATGCGTTACGTTATTTCTCGAGTAACCAACGATGCTATGGCAAAACTGTTATCGGATGACTATGACCAAAATCTTGCAGAACTACTTCCGTCCTTAAAGCGATTTTCGCTGTTAAATTTACTTGAAATGAGTTTACGTGCCGAAAGCGGCAAAGCTATAACGCGGCCTTTGGGCTCTCCTAAGCAGTTTTTAGGCTTTGATAACCTAATGTTCTCCCCCCGGCAGATGACTAGATTCTCGTTGCCTGAAAATGCCCAAATAGACATGAGCGTCACTATCGGCGTAAATGCCGAAAAACCGCTCACTCTAAAAATCCCGCTTATGATTGGTGCTATGGCTTATGGTTTAGCGCTGAGCGAGGAAGCAAAAATCGCCTTGGCCAGAGCATCAAAGATACTGCAAACGGCTACCAATTCCGGTGAAGGACCATTTTTACCCGAGGAACCGGAAGCGGCCGGCAAATTTATATTGCAAATTTGCCGTTGGCCATCATGGGGCGCGAGAACTGATCAACAGATTGCCGTTTCTGATATGCTCGAAGTCCAAATGGGACAAGGAGCTGACCTGGGAACAGCGCGTATCGAGGCTAAAGATATTGAAGGCAGAGCACGCATTCTGGGAGGCCTCGCTCCCGGCGAACCGGCGATAGCCCTTCCGGCCCCGCCGGGGATTCAGACTCCTGAAGATTGGCCTAAGTTCATGAAAGATCTGAGGCAAAGGGCCAAAGGTATTCCCATCGCCCTAAAACTTATGGCTACTAACCGCCTTGAGGAAGAATTAGCTGTTGCGGTCGATTTAGGTTTTGACGCTATCGTTATTGATGGCGCCGGTGCCGGTTCACACGCAACTGCGCCAATTAAACAAGATGATTTCGGCATACCTAGCTTACATGCTTTGATTCGGGCAAAACACTATTTGAGAAATACACAGATTAGTATAATCGCGGCTGGCAGATTTTTTACACCAGGCCAATGCCTTAAAGCATTGGCCTTAGGGGCGGACGCCATTTATTTGGGTACCGTTCCCCTCTTGGCCCTAGCCCATAACCAAACCACAAAAGTGACCCCATGGGAACCGCCTACAACGTTGGTATATTATAACTCACCAATGAAAAAACTGCTAAATATTGACCAAGCTGCCACAAGTGTAGCAAATGTAATGACATCTATGGTTTTAGAAATGGAAGAGGCAATGCGGGCTTTAGGAAAGTCATCCTTGAAAGAGCTTAGTCCTGATGACCTCGTTGCTCTCGATTCATATACTGCGGAAATTACGAAAGTGAAACGGGTTTTTGATTATAAGAATCCCACTACTCAACAGTCCAGCTATGAAGAACAGCAATGCCGGAAGTCACTTGAACAATTAACCGCTTCCTTACGCTATGCTCACAGCCTGGAACAGCTAATGGAATCTGTGTTGCTAGAATTATGCTATAGCAACAGCCTGTCCCGTATCCAGAGCTTAAAAAGCGAGTACAATGCGTTAGTTCAACAAAAGGGAATCTTAGATAAAATTCCTTAATAAAGTTTATGAATATCCTTGTCATTCTTTTTTCTTCTTTTCTTTCATCTTTTTTATGACCGCCAACATTTTTGATAGGTATTTTACTTCACCGAGCAACACCTCAATTTCTTTTAAACTACCCATCAAGTTTCGTATACTAAGCTGTATTTGTTGCAATTTCTGGATAGGGCGGTTATCAGACTGCGCCCCGTCCTCAAAGAAAACATCTCTATGGCACCAAGCATTCTTTGCAATCACCCAAGCAAAGAGCGAACTGCCAAATGAGAAGACAAGCCCCCCAACTACTCGCGCAATAAGATACGGGCGAACCGTTTCATTAACCTCAATAATTGCTAATCCGGCTATATTAAGCAGATACGCCTGCAGCCACCCAGCAGCCAGTAGCGCTATGCTCATAATAATCAAACCGCCATTCAGGGCAAGAATAGCCAGCCAACATAACCGGTAATCGCGATGGTTTAATTTAAAGCCAGTAAAAAAAATATAAAAACAT
The nucleotide sequence above comes from Veillonellaceae bacterium. Encoded proteins:
- a CDS encoding DUF2179 domain-containing protein, whose translation is METGYIGYFIVFFARVADVSLTTIRTLMLMRGKKLAAATIGFFEVLIYIVALKYIFNTLNDITSLIFYAFGFSAGNIVGLWLEEKLAVGHLTMRVITRRNASDFAENLRQEGFGVTLFPCQGREGCYDLLEIALERKRLKKLEKMVYTWDGDAFVTVSDTRNIRGGHFYKMKSK
- a CDS encoding ABC transporter permease subunit produces the protein MLASMQHIELTVISLILANLIAIPLGVFLTRYQSLAEFVIGIAAMFQTIPSLALLGFMIPLLGIGPIPAIVALTVYGLLPVLRNTYTGILGVDRASVEAGTGMGMTQWQVLFMVQLPLALPIIMAGVRTATVLLVGVATLAALIGAGGLGDLIFRGISMANPQLILAGAIPSALLALVFDYGLKWVEKSVTPQGLRAKGGAAIVVNKFCWLLLVCFITTMLVGCTLFGGDKQQIIIGGKNFSEQDILVHMMEYVIEDKTGLTVGTKPFLGGTSVVAQAIERGDIHIYAEYTGTALINILGESMTSDPEAVYEKVKQIYEEQKGLIWLKPFGFNNTYTLSMRDDRAAALGIKTFSDLAQKAPNLTLGSTQEFLERSDGYKGLQKTYNIDFKSTSGMDPGLTYAAVRDGKVDVIDAFATDGRIIAFNLRVLEDDKHFFPPYYAAPVVRADTLAKYPEIADALNSLAGKLNDKEMAALNAQVDLEKKDPKVVARAWLKANGLIK
- a CDS encoding betaine/proline/choline family ABC transporter ATP-binding protein (Members of the family are the ATP-binding subunit of ABC transporters for substrates such as betaine, L-proline or other amino acids, choline, carnitine, etc. The substrate specificity is best determined from the substrate-binding subunit, rather than this subunit, as it interacts with the permease subunit and not with substrate directly.); amino-acid sequence: MIRFENVSKVYEDGFQALDNINLDIKQGELLVLIGPSGCGKTTTMRMINRMNEPSSGKIFVNGKDISQENTVELRRNIGYVIQHIGLLPHMTIADNIALVPKLKKWDKNRYMQRVKELLQLINLDPDTYAQRYPHELSGGQQQRVGVVRAMAADPAIILMDEPFSALDPISREQLQDELVRLQDTIQKTIVFVTHDIDEAIKIANRICIMSKGKIVQLDTPEHILRHPANDFVRSFIGENRLNEVGTMPTIAEIMVKPIVTGPNRGLAEAIMQMRRQKVDTLLVVDRTNTLLGRATVWDVQHHYFEENITLKDILRPDVAVVNVNQNLSEAIALIREHRIAALPVINDQNRLLGVITRASLVDVMAEQLGDAIT
- a CDS encoding ketoacyl-ACP synthase III; protein product: MIEKSVGILGIGSYVPEKIVTNYDLEKMFDTSDAWIVERTGIRERRVAAEGQASSDLATKAAELALLDAGVKAEEIDLIIVGTVSPDMVFPSVACIVQDNLKAYNAAAFDLTAVCSGFIYGLITGSTFIKSGTYKKVLVIGAETLSKITDWSDRNTAILFGDGAGAVVLGETEPGYGILGAYLGADGAGGDLLKVPAGGSRQPASEKTVAERAHFIHMNGNEVFKFAVKVMGEAANKALENAGMEPKDVTYLVPHQANMRIIQSAAKRLGLPMDKVVVNVDKYGNTSAASIPIALDEGVKSGRIKKGDVVVMVGFGGGLTWGSSVIRWNK
- a CDS encoding FMN-binding glutamate synthase family protein translates to MQLIITNSQFLLFLITILISMLIALILLAKPLLRYIVTRVTNDAMAKLLSDDYDQNLAELLPSLKRYSILNLLEMSLRAESGKIVGRPLGSPKHFFGYDNLMFSPRQMTKLSLPENAQIDMSVTIGPNAKKPLTIKIPLMIGAMSYGSGLSEEAKLALAKAAKAVQTAICSGEGPFLPEEPKEAGKFILQICRWSWGLRTDQEIASANMLEVQMGQGADLGTARIAAEELDGRARILGNLAPGEPAIALPAPPGVKTPEDWPMFMSNLRQRANGIPIALKIMATDRLEEELAVAVDLGFDAVVIDGSQGGSHATAPTKQDDFGITSFHSLIRARRYLKDTQISLIVAGGYFTPGQCLKALALGADAIYLGTVPLLALVHNQITKVTPWEPPTTLVYYTSPTKTLLDVDQATLSVANVLTSMVLEMEEAMRALGKSSLNELGPDDLVALDPLTADITGVKLVSDPLNNQK
- a CDS encoding FMN-binding glutamate synthase family protein, yielding MQIIISDINWYIPALALIILVIASLFLAKPLMRYVISRVTNDAMAKLLSDDYDQNLAELLPSLKRFSLLNLLEMSLRAESGKAITRPLGSPKQFLGFDNLMFSPRQMTRFSLPENAQIDMSVTIGVNAEKPLTLKIPLMIGAMAYGLALSEEAKIALARASKILQTATNSGEGPFLPEEPEAAGKFILQICRWPSWGARTDQQIAVSDMLEVQMGQGADLGTARIEAKDIEGRARILGGLAPGEPAIALPAPPGIQTPEDWPKFMKDLRQRAKGIPIALKLMATNRLEEELAVAVDLGFDAIVIDGAGAGSHATAPIKQDDFGIPSLHALIRAKHYLRNTQISIIAAGRFFTPGQCLKALALGADAIYLGTVPLLALAHNQTTKVTPWEPPTTLVYYNSPMKKLLNIDQAATSVANVMTSMVLEMEEAMRALGKSSLKELSPDDLVALDSYTAEITKVKRVFDYKNPTTQQSSYEEQQCRKSLEQLTASLRYAHSLEQLMESVLLELCYSNSLSRIQSLKSEYNALVQQKGILDKIP